A single Raphanus sativus cultivar WK10039 unplaced genomic scaffold, ASM80110v3 Scaffold0584, whole genome shotgun sequence DNA region contains:
- the LOC130502502 gene encoding uncharacterized protein LOC130502502, whose translation MPCSWNSFTLDRIRGAVALHRSRGGTRPCVNDRSYVFAPSRRRRRSRKDKGIAFEASSGNGELPRYDPDFTTENQGVPPPGDFFDELPPAFSRDESLDNEERDKVTAEGARLVNEAVRVWNASIDGSFRTARLARFKAEETEREFAKYRLEVEEQKRRQAEVQARALVRAERSGRRRAAAELNRRAEIFSTEFEAYKEAQDFVGDFRECRGSVGTLHKMQREGFSLSGELAAMDGSMRICANAESFVPPIEGRIRELWNPIQVSEDTADVGAGLNAGDGGEEVDQPDSSFGISLTDCYAFDYNL comes from the exons atgccttgttcctggaactcctttactcttgaccggattcgaggggcggtcgcgcttcaccgatcgcgaggcggtacgcggccctgtgtcaatgatagatcctacgtttttgccccttcaaggcggaggcggagatctcggaaggataaagggattgctttcgaggcctcgtcgggaaatggtgagctgccgagatacgatcctgacttcactacagagaatcagggtgttcctcccccgggtgacttctttgatgaactccctccggcgttttcccgtgacgagtctttggacaacgaggagagggacaaggtgactgcggagggtgctcgcttggtcaacgag gccgtgagagtgtggaacgcatcgatcgatggaagtttccgtactgcccggctggcccgtttcaaagcggaggaaacggaaagggaattcgccaagtatcggttggaggtggaggagcaaaaacgccggcaagccgaggtccaggctcgagccctcgttcgtgcggaaaggagcgggcggagaagagctgccgccgagctgaaccgaagggccgaaattttctctaccgaattcgaagcgtacaaagaggctcaggactttgtaggcgattttcgcgagtgtcgtggttcggtcggtactctacacaagatgcagcgtgagggtttctctctttccggcgaacttgccgcgatggatggctcgatgagaatatgcgctaacgccgaatcctttgttcctccgatcgaagggagaattcgagagttgtggaatcctatccaagtctcggaagatacggcggatgtaggcgcgggtttgaatgcaggcgacgggggtgaagaggtcgaccagcccgactcctcgtttggaatatctctaaccgattgttatgcattcgattataatttgtga